In the genome of Oncorhynchus gorbuscha isolate QuinsamMale2020 ecotype Even-year linkage group LG05, OgorEven_v1.0, whole genome shotgun sequence, the window TGTGTAACACAGTAATTGTATTTTTCAACACAGTGCTTGTTCCCTTCCGCCCTACACTTATGAAAATGAAAGATCTTTCATATCTCTCAGGAAACCACTTATGTAATCTAATTGGCTCCATTAAGCTGTAGCTGCAGTGTGTCAAGGCTGCTTGTGTAACGGTTGTcgtcgggagaaagagaggaccaaggtgcagcgtggtaagtacaTCATTGTAATTTAATAAAGAATGAATACTGAAACAAAGACAATACCCGACAAACGAACCGTCCTGACCGGTGCAACAGAACACAGagcagaaaataaacacccacgaaacacaggtggaaaaaggttacctaagtatgattctcaatcagagacgacTAACAACGCCTGCCTCTGAtagagaaccatactaggccgaacacagaaaccaacatagaaaacaaacagactgcccaccccaactcaggctctgaccatactaaaacaaaagacaaaaaacaaaggaactaaggtcagaacgtgacagcttgAGTGACTCTCTCTGTTTTAATATTCAATGAATGTCACAAAAGAAAATATAGATGTCCTCTTTAGGTGTCCATTCCTTTGGGACGTTTAAATGTCACTGACTCTTCTCATACGTCAAACTACTTTGGCTTATTTTTTCTGTTCTGTCTGCGTCATTTCCTGCTGTACTAGGTCGGGGTGAGGTGTTTTGCTGGAAGTGGGATTTCGCTGTTTGTCAGAGTCATCAGAGGATGCCAGGGATCACGAGCTTGTTAATGACTGAGCAAATGGCAGAGGGAGGAAATCATTGTGTGAGGTGCCAAAGTCAATAAAAAAGAAACAATTTTCCCAACATCTATCTGTGCCAAACACTCATGTACTCTCTCCAAAGAATACAACTTAAGGACTAGCTGGTTTTGATTCATGCTTATTCTGCATCCATACGTTTTTTTTAGGCAGACTCCCAATCTAACGTGCCTATCTATTAAAACAAATTTGACTAAGGTTCAATGTTTTAATGTTAGTTGTTTTAACAGAAGGGATCCTTGAGGTCAAATCAGAAATTATCATCTCAGAAATGTTTTCCTGAAGTTGGTAAAGGAGGCCGGAAGATCAGTTTCGGATGGAATCCTCCATCTGTCTTTTCAAGCATAATGTGTTATTACACAGTATTATGAGTAAGAGCTGTTCATCTTATTCTCAATTAATTAACCTCTTAAAAAAATATTACAACTACTTCAGCAGTTTATGCCACACTTCCGATGCTTCTGCACCATGTTATGTTAACGTCTTGCTACATTTATCTTATTCTTGGACCTGTTTGGATCCTAAAGTGCTCATACTGAATGGGCTGTACAACGTACTTCCTGCTTCCTGTTCCCGGTGGTTCCGTGACCTTGTCACCACCTCGTCTGACTGGTCATTTATACAACAGCTTTGTACACTTCATGAACCCACCCTTCTAATATGAAGAGAATCACCTCTCACTAACCCCTTCATTtggctcacagacacacagtggaACACACAGTGGAACACATCGCAGTAGCTCCCAGTCCGGTGTCACTGACCATTGGTAACCATGATGCAGGTTTGGATCCTCTCACTACTGCTGCCTCTCACACTGTCATTCTCTGGGCTACACGTTGATCCTAGCAAAATCAATGGTAAGATGAttctttttgtatttattatttttatactGCATGTGTCTCAAAGCTCAAAGATGTTGCATTCAAAATCAGTTCTCAAATATGCATTGTGCTTTTGGAGAAAAATGTTGAACATCATTTTGAAGTGATTTCGTTATCTTCATTAATGATTACCGATGAACGttgatataaaaaatatattaaataataCAAGGCATGCAAATGCATTAAGTGATACTTTCACTAAATGAtctaaaagaagaaaaaaatcatTAGTATAAAATATTTTGACTTATTATTGGATTTTCAAATTGATAAACTTGACTAATTAGAAATCATTTTAAAACCAGCAAACATGCACATAAACTTATCTTCAATTCCCTTAACACCAGCTTTCCCAGAGAGACAAATAGCTGGAGTGTTTCTGGTCAGCTACACAAATTACCTCAACCAGTTTACCTATGCCTTCAATGCCTCTGAGGCCAGGGAGGTGTGCTGGTCTCTGGGTGTAACCATGGCCTCCAATTCCCAGGTTGAGGAGGCTCAGAGACTGGGCTTGGAAACATGCAGGTAAAATGGCTTTTGGATTCGATTCTTCTTTGTATGCTAGTGATCCTTTTCATAATAGATAACCTCTGAGAATGAACGAATCCATTTTAAATCGGCTGTGTCTCTAGGTTTGGGTGGATTGATGAACATTTTGCAGTGATCCCTCGTATTGAGGCCAGTAAAACCTGTGGTCAAAACCAGACCGGTGTCATCAAATGGAGAGCCTCTGTCACCAAACTTTTTGATGTGTTCTGCTTCAATGCTTCAGGTACAGTAAAGGATTTTaaaaatctttaaaaaatacAGCTAGGAATAGGAGatcaaagtaacaagtaattaaagtaaaataacaatagcgagactatatacaggtgggaaccgatacagagtcaatgtgcgggggtaccagctagttgaggtagtatgtacatgtatatagagttattaaagtgactatgcataggtgagaacagagagtagcagtggtgaaAAGAGGGGGggtgggcaatgcaaatagtctggggagccatttgattagatgttcaggagtcttgtggcttgggggtagaagctgtttagaagctagtctatgactagggtggctggagtctttttgaccatttttagggccaacctctgacactgcctggtatagaggtcctggatggcaggaaacttggccccagtgatgtactgggccgaacgcactaccctctgtagtgccttgcggtgggaggccgagcagttgtcataccaggcagtgatgcaaccagtcaggatgctctcaatggtgcagctctAGAACCTTTaggggatctgaggacccatgcaaaatcttttcagtctcctgagggggaatacgttttgtcatgccctcttcacggctgtctttggtgtgcttggaccatgttagtttgttggtgatgtggacaccaaggaacttgaagctctcaacctgctccactgcagcctcgttgatgagaatgggggggtgctcggtcctccttttcctgtagtccacaatcatctcctttgtcttgatcactttgagggagaggttgttgtccttgcaccacacagccaggtctctgtcctcctcgctataggctgtctcgtcgttgtcggtgatcaggcctatcactggtgtgtcatcggcaaatttaatgatggtgttggagtcatgcctggccatacagtcatgagtgaacagggagtacaggaggggaccgagcacgcacccctgaggggccctcgtgttgaggatcagcgtggcggatgtgttgttacctacccttaccacctgggggcagcctgtcaggaagttcaggatccagttgcagagggagatgtcccagggtccttagcttattgatgagctttgagggcactatggtgttgaatgctgagctcgTCTGGTAGGCCTGTGTCACTGGATCAATGGATCCAGTAGAGAAAGGTTATGCTATGGTGATTCATGAATACATAGGCTAATTGCTCTGTGCCTTTCTGTTGTCCGTAAACTCTGAGGTAAATGGGATTTTTTCAGAAAGTCAAATCACTTACTTTCCTTTCCTTTGTGAGACTAACAATTGTATGAATGTGAGAGGAAAGGGGAacatttgagtgtgaaaaacatcCTATATTAACTTCCTGAACTGTCCCTGGGGTGGTGTGACCAAGTTTTAGGAATTGAGTGAAGTTAAAATTTTTGGCAAACAGCTACTGTGATGGTAATGCTGGATATCAATTCATTAATTTAATTGAATGTGAATGCATTGCTAACTTACTCTCATTTACTTACCACAGTGATACAATTTGAGGATACCACAGCTGATACCGCTTTGACCACGCCGAAGCAACAGGAGGGAGCACATCCCTCTCCTTCAGGAGCGGCCtcatccccctctacctccctctctccagccatCATTCATCTTGTCCCCTCCACACAGTCCGCCCGGCCCACCTCTCATTCtcgctcttctcttctctctctcagtagtttTTCTGATAGCCCAGAGGTAGAGGTAGAACTACCCCAGTCCATGAGCAGCGCAATACTTATCACCTCGACCATTGTTCTTCTTCTGACCGCAATGGCCATTCTCTTGTACTTTAGAACGTAAGTGTTTTTTCCTACGTTTTCTTTGTAAAAGGGGAAAAGTAGATATGTAAGATCCCTTGAATTGAAAACCATTATTTAGATCGAGGTAATTCATCAAGCACAATTACTATAACATATACCCGTTGACATGGTCATGCATACGTTTGATTTATAGCAGAGGCAGAGTGACTTTAGGGACGTAAGTTGATACTGTGTTAACTCATGTTCAGCCTGCACATCACATTTTATTTTTCCTCTTTATAAAGGAACAATGGGCTCAAGACTATTCTCCCCTGCTGGGATGGGGAGAAGCAGAAAGAGTACattgagacaaaggaatgtgcaGCACACACCTGTATGAAGGACACAAAGGAAGCCCAGACTGAGGCTGAAGCTAAGGCTGAGCCTGAGGAGGATGTGTGCAAAGAGACAGCCAATGACATCAGTGTAAACATCAGTGATGAGACCAATGCAGATTCAGCATCAGAGACAGAACCTTGATGCTTTAGATTTGGTAAGACCAAAGATAAGGTCTGGCTGCTTTTTTAAAGTTATGTTCCTGCTTATGGAAGTTATGTTGTTCAGTAGTTTGTATAAAGTGTGCGTTAATGTTATTCAAATGCATTTATTTATAGCATGGGATGCCTTTCCAATGTTGCTTTAGAAGGTTATTTTATGTCTCCTTGTTTTTTGTTGTTCGTGTTCACAATAGATTGTTCTGGAAAGCGTCCTGTATTTTAACCACTAGATGgcgatgtcatcaaggcaattaTTGCTGCAACGTGGATGAGTTGATTTTAGGACCAGTATAGTAGCTGAATTGAAAATGGTTTCATATTTTTTGCTCTACATATAATGGATTTTACGACTTCAGAAAAGGTTAGTCAGTATGCCAGGGCCACTGCTAACTACTGCATTTTAAATCATGTTTTTAAACTAATGCCAATCTCGAATTGATGCAATAAATTCTAACTTTTTGTATCCCCTGCCTTGTAGTTACTTCTTAGCCTTTTTTTGGAAATGCAGACTAATGTCATGAGATTTGGGTTAATGTTCTGATAAACAATGTATTCCATCATCTCACAGTTTTAAATTGCTGcatgacaacaaaaaaaaaaaacggaattATCCATGTTTAAATATCTTTATTGATAACAAAAGTAACATAATTAAAAACAGGCTATTTTACAGCATTCTGTCAACCATTAACgaggaagaggtgagagagagcgtTGTAACATCTTTGGACATCTTGTATCTTATATGCTTTCTCATTTTTCTCTCTTGTCCAAACTTTCACAACTCAATTGACTCAATGTTGCTTTATAGACACGGCGCAGTACGTTATAGATACAGTACATTCAAATGAAATATAGCATACTCTGACCAATATAAATGCCTGTTTTCATTCGAATTGAAACAAAACATTCACACAAATACTTCAAACAGAGCAAGTGCAATGTTTTGTGTCTACAGTGTCCCACAAATGACTTCAGTGTCCTCCTTGGAACCTACTGCACGACATCCTGTAAAAACAAGCACACATGGAAAGGGACAGTGGAAATGTACCAGACTTCATTCATCACAGCTAAAGCAGTGTTCCAGCTCCAGAGATTAACACTGTCAGGTTCTGTCAACAGCTGGGACCGCCCATCACTAAGGCATGATGCAGTGAGTGTTGGACATCAAAAATAGAAGTGGCCAGTGTTTTTTCTCCCAGACATTGCACTTGAAACCACAAATATGTTGTAACATTACTGAACTGTGAGTAAGTGCTCTGCAGAGGGAGCCAGCCTTAGTGCAGAGGATGTTGCTGCACTGCAGAAGGAAACCCTTGTACTGTGGACCTACATCATTTAGACACTAAGATGTAGTTGGCTCCTACTGCTACCTCTCCAAACTATTTTTATACtgttaaagacatgctccggaaCTTTGGTGACTAATAAGTATTTATTAAACCTCCCGCtttggatgtgtcaatgtgtagttcatacatgcataatctaccTTACCTCAGTTATACATGAAATGCCTAGTTTTAAAGCAACTActtttctggaagctgtgcttGGCCTACATATTCCTCCATGTGGGCCAGCCACTTAGGATTCAAAttcaaccaatgagcttcagcccctcgccATATGACAACTAGCAAGATGGACATGATGCACCCacagtagagtgagagagagagcaatggcaTGGTGCATATATctgcacatacagtatgtgacataGTACACCATTTTCaggggaccacttttggctcttGAGCACTACTTTCAGAACCACTGgcaaaaagtatacaaaagtactgGAGAATCTCTTTAACTGCAATGGCACCCCTTGTTATCTGCTTTCACAGTAGCACACATGCAGCCAGAGAAACAAGAGACACACTTATCCATTCAAACCATTGGGCTTTTTCTCCCATGAATGCAAGAGATATCGTTGTGATGGTTGAGAGCTTACATGCATGGATTGAGTCCCATATTGTTGTGGTCACTCTGGTTGTGTGCCAATGGCCGCTTCAGTCTTCACTGCATCCACTAGGAAGCTGAGCTCATTGCACAGGGTCTCGTGGCGGTAGGCCATGCGGATCTGAGCCACATTGGTCCGCCGAATGTCGTTCCCCTCAGGTCCATCCTTCAAGTAGTTGGCCCCAATAAAGTGCTTCTTCTCCTGCACAAAATGAGTTATACAGTATTACCAGAGATTGTATATCATGTAAGCTCCGTAGGTATAACCACTCCATTAGATGGGGGACAGGGGAAGGATATTTAATGTTATTTTGCATTCATGCTATTATACACTataaaaaaggtgctatctagaatgTAAAAGGGTTCATTGGCTGtcaccataggagaaccctttgaagtaccttttttggttcctggtagaacacttttgggtttctacctggaaccaaagagtattctacctggaacaaaaaggGTTCACCTGTGAGGACAGCGAAGagcccttttggaaccctttttctaagagGGTAGATATCAGTGCCCAGGGCTCTACCTGCTGAGACAGGCCACTCTGCAGCACACTGTTCCTGGCAATCTCACACACATCACAGGTGCTGAGCTTCCACAGCTGGGCCGCAATGGCATACTCCTCCATCAGTGCCTCCTACAGACAGGACACACTGTCATCAAGTACCTTCCTACAAAACAGCTATGGAACACTCAGCTGGAGCTGATTTGAGCTACTATTTTCTCCAACAGTTTACCTTGGTATAGTGGAACTGCATAGGATCATCTGTTGATAGAGACACGCACAGCCCCTTGTGTAGGAACTCCCTGAGAGGGTTTTTGGAATATTCCAGGAACAAGCTGTTATTGCTCAGAGGAGACATGGCAATGGGCACCTGGGCCAGGTAGTACAGGTACTGTAGGACAGGGctctgtgacagagagagacagacacactcagtatatacacacagactcacacacacctcGCTGTCACCTGCTCAGCGTACAGGGTCTCTGCTTACTGATCAGCAGACACGGTGGATGTTAAAACGTGTCAAAAGTTGAAAGCTAGCTCCTGTCCCTGTGGCTGGCTCGGTTATTTTCAGTGGCTGCATTTGCATGGAGCAGGCCTGGTAGACAGGGCCTTTCCTTGTCTGTGTGCTGGTTAGGCCCACAGAAAGACAGGAAAATGAAGCAAACAGGAACACTGTTACTGTATTACAGTACAATGGCTTGCATTTATACAGCGTGCTTTCATGTGAGAATATTAGATAGCTTTGCATTTCTTTAGGGTCATCTCATGACATCCACTATTCATGTGAGTAGCACCTACTGTACCACATGGGAGATCAGCATGAGAGTGCTCCATTCAAACATGCTGGGGTGTTGAGGAATTATATTAGTCCATTGATGGCAAATAAATGTGTGTAGGCTGTAATGTGTTGAGGACAGTTGATGCAGGATTCAGTCTAGTAGTAAAGGACCTTCTTGAGGTTGAGGCCGTGGGAGATGTTGTCAGCGGTGAGGAAAGCAGAGACCAGGTGGGTGATGGATCCAGCCTCCCCGCAGTGTGGACGGAACTGGAAGGTGCTCAAGCTCCGCTCTCTGGAAGAGACCCAGGGGAATATTCAGTGgtcatattcacacacacacacacacacacacacacacacacacacacacacacacacacacacacacacacacacacacacacacacacacacacacacacacacacacacacacacacacacacacacacacacacgttgcacATACACAAACAATGGGTGTAACACCTACATTTCCCCTTAGCAGCATCAGCAGAAGGACAGTTGGAAGTCTATGTTTCTCTTGAATGAGATGTAATGGTTTGGGTCCATTACCAGAGGCCTGAGAGGGGCAGATATCAACTGGTACGTACTTCCTCAGATTGTTGAGCACCATGATGTTGGCGTACATGTGGAAGAGGTAGTAGCTGTAGGGAGGGTTTTCATCTGCTGTCCACTGCTCAGGCTTGGGGCTCTTGTAGGAGAACATGTGGTCACTG includes:
- the LOC124035060 gene encoding lymphatic vessel endothelial hyaluronic acid receptor 1-like — translated: MMQVWILSLLLPLTLSFSGLHVDPSKINAFPERQIAGVFLVSYTNYLNQFTYAFNASEAREVCWSLGVTMASNSQVEEAQRLGLETCRFGWIDEHFAVIPRIEASKTCGQNQTGVIKWRASVTKLFDVFCFNASVIQFEDTTADTALTTPKQQEGAHPSPSGAASSPSTSLSPAIIHLVPSTQSARPTSHSRSSLLSLSSFSDSPEVEVELPQSMSSAILITSTIVLLLTAMAILLYFRTNNGLKTILPCWDGEKQKEYIETKECAAHTCMKDTKEAQTEAEAKAEPEEDVCKETANDISVNISDETNADSASETEP